The Afipia massiliensis genome has a segment encoding these proteins:
- a CDS encoding LysR family transcriptional regulator: MLAPAAGRVPEMDDENWADVMKSGTKSTGGSNRKPARVQPKIALFPWDDVQYFLELVRKNTLLKAARRLGVSHTTVLRRIANLERQVDHKLFERTQKGFILTETGWRLLAHAEAMARAADGIASVGHAGNDLSGSVRIAVVEGFAAQVLTPALPSFREEHPDVAIEIVTAMQIANLTKREADISIGLMRPTGPRLVARRIARCDVHLYASQKYIDRHGELLRIDDIDRHVFVDYVEDMIEIPTLKWLRDTTGQRKVVFRSTSPLSQLRAVVAGVGIGMFPDYIVRGEASVKPILPKVVKAEREIWLAIHEDLRNVPRMAAVFNFIKGICQTDPSFRR, encoded by the coding sequence GTGCTTGCACCCGCGGCAGGCCGCGTGCCGGAAATGGACGACGAGAACTGGGCTGATGTCATGAAGTCAGGGACAAAATCGACGGGCGGGAGCAATCGGAAGCCCGCCCGCGTCCAGCCAAAGATTGCGCTTTTCCCGTGGGATGACGTTCAGTACTTCCTCGAGCTGGTTCGCAAGAACACGCTGCTGAAGGCGGCACGGCGCCTGGGTGTGTCCCACACCACCGTGCTTCGCCGGATCGCCAATCTCGAGCGCCAGGTCGATCACAAGCTGTTCGAGCGAACGCAGAAAGGTTTCATCCTCACCGAAACCGGATGGCGACTACTAGCCCATGCCGAGGCAATGGCGCGGGCGGCCGACGGGATCGCCAGCGTCGGTCATGCTGGTAATGATTTGTCGGGCTCGGTCCGTATAGCCGTCGTGGAAGGATTCGCCGCGCAGGTTCTCACGCCGGCGTTGCCTTCATTTCGCGAAGAGCATCCGGACGTCGCCATCGAAATTGTCACCGCGATGCAGATCGCCAATTTGACCAAGCGGGAGGCTGATATTTCGATCGGCTTGATGCGGCCGACTGGCCCACGCCTGGTCGCGCGTCGGATCGCGCGGTGCGATGTGCATTTGTACGCCTCGCAGAAATACATCGACCGGCACGGGGAATTACTTCGGATCGATGACATCGATCGGCATGTGTTTGTCGATTACGTCGAAGACATGATCGAAATTCCGACCCTGAAATGGCTTCGCGACACGACCGGCCAGAGGAAAGTCGTCTTCCGCAGCACGAGTCCGCTCTCGCAGTTGCGCGCGGTTGTCGCAGGTGTCGGTATCGGGATGTTCCCGGACTATATCGTCCGCGGCGAGGCCTCCGTGAAGCCGATCTTGCCAAAGGTGGTGAAGGCCGAACGAGAGATATGGCTGGCGATCCACGAGGATCTGCGAAATGTGCCGCGCATGGCGGCGGTGTTCAACTTCATCAAGGGCATCTGCCAGACTGACCCTTCATTTCGGCGCTGA
- a CDS encoding amino acid synthesis family protein: MDIRKTVTFEEEIAVENGTRLSPPLRRVAVGAVLKNPLANKPVGTDLAPLIDLSVKIGELLTKKALTLLGDPKQLRAYSKAALVGTAGDLEHGAAMIHARIGMAMRGTIQRGRVLIPGNAKIAGPGAHIDMIFGPIDEGWDLDAMDTMPIMVADSPRSDEILLVVGYMTGPRPHARSKGPDQKDVDALLKSFS; encoded by the coding sequence ATGGATATTCGGAAAACAGTGACGTTCGAGGAAGAAATCGCGGTCGAAAATGGGACGCGTCTTTCGCCGCCGCTGCGGCGGGTCGCGGTCGGCGCTGTCCTGAAGAACCCTCTTGCCAACAAACCCGTCGGTACAGACTTAGCGCCCTTAATCGATCTGTCCGTCAAGATCGGAGAGTTGCTCACGAAGAAAGCGCTCACCCTGTTGGGTGATCCCAAACAGCTTCGGGCTTACTCGAAGGCGGCACTGGTCGGGACTGCCGGCGATCTTGAACATGGCGCTGCGATGATTCATGCTCGCATCGGAATGGCGATGCGAGGAACCATTCAGCGTGGACGTGTGCTCATTCCGGGCAATGCCAAAATCGCTGGTCCTGGCGCGCATATCGACATGATCTTCGGACCCATCGACGAGGGTTGGGACTTGGATGCGATGGATACCATGCCCATCATGGTTGCCGACTCGCCCAGATCCGACGAAATTCTGTTGGTGGTTGGTTACATGACCGGACCGCGGCCGCATGCGCGATCGAAGGGGCCGGATCAGAAGGACGTTGATGCGCTCCTCAAATCATTCTCTTGA
- a CDS encoding ABC transporter ATP-binding protein, with product MSTPVLSVDRVYAGYAQSTVLFDLSIEIEAGECIGLLGRNGVGKTTTIRSVIGLTPPRAGSISWKGADITRLPAHRIARSGIGLVPEDRRVFADLTVFENLDVGARAAKDGRSAWTMERIFDLFPQLAALRDRKGGYLSGGEQQMLTIGRTLMGNPQLLLLDEPSEGLAPIVVENLHQQILRLKREGLTILLAEQNLEFVLDLSDRVYILEKGRTVFHGTPAYVRSDQTLRDRYLSI from the coding sequence ATGAGCACGCCGGTTCTTTCGGTCGATCGTGTGTACGCAGGTTACGCGCAGTCGACGGTGCTGTTTGATCTTTCAATTGAAATCGAGGCCGGCGAATGCATCGGCCTCCTTGGCCGCAACGGTGTTGGCAAGACGACGACGATACGGTCGGTAATTGGGCTGACGCCGCCGCGCGCCGGATCCATCAGTTGGAAAGGCGCCGATATCACGCGTCTTCCGGCTCACCGGATTGCGCGATCCGGCATCGGCCTGGTCCCGGAAGACCGCCGTGTCTTTGCTGACCTGACCGTCTTCGAGAATCTCGATGTCGGCGCGCGCGCCGCCAAGGATGGGCGTTCCGCCTGGACCATGGAGCGGATATTCGACCTGTTTCCGCAGCTCGCAGCGTTGCGCGATCGAAAGGGCGGCTACCTCTCCGGCGGCGAGCAGCAGATGCTGACCATCGGCCGGACGCTGATGGGGAATCCGCAATTGCTTCTGCTGGACGAGCCTTCCGAAGGTCTCGCGCCGATCGTTGTGGAAAACCTGCATCAGCAAATTCTACGGCTGAAGCGTGAAGGTCTCACCATCCTGCTCGCAGAGCAGAACCTCGAATTCGTCCTCGATCTTTCCGACCGTGTCTACATCCTCGAAAAGGGACGAACGGTCTTCCACGGCACGCCGGCATACGTCCGCAGCGATCAGACGCTGCGCGATCGCTATCTCTCAATTTGA
- a CDS encoding ABC transporter ATP-binding protein produces the protein MIHVSPAQTNGTCLELTALTKLFGGYRAINNVGFGLQRGTINAIIGPNGAGKSTLFNLITGHYTPTTGAVQYDGRDITGVPPHRLSKLGIGRSFQRTNVFAKLTVFENIQAALIAHRGLGSQMFSRSEAMFQRETNDVLVSVGLFDGADVPAGLLAYGEQKQLELGMTLALNPTLLLLDEPTAGMSTAETERSIDLIRRIVRERGITLLFTEHDIHAVFSISDRILVLEQGTLIADGTPEDIRANEQVKRSYLGGRG, from the coding sequence ATGATCCACGTCTCCCCAGCCCAAACGAACGGTACCTGTTTGGAACTAACGGCCCTTACGAAACTCTTCGGAGGCTACAGGGCGATCAACAATGTCGGCTTCGGGCTTCAGCGCGGAACGATCAATGCGATCATCGGGCCGAATGGGGCCGGAAAGTCGACCCTCTTCAATCTGATCACCGGCCACTACACGCCGACGACTGGAGCGGTGCAGTATGACGGTCGCGATATCACCGGTGTGCCGCCGCACCGTCTGAGCAAGCTTGGAATCGGGCGATCGTTCCAGCGGACGAATGTCTTCGCCAAGCTGACGGTGTTCGAGAACATCCAAGCCGCGTTGATCGCGCACCGCGGACTTGGCTCTCAGATGTTCTCGCGGTCGGAAGCGATGTTCCAGCGCGAGACCAATGATGTCCTTGTCTCGGTCGGGCTGTTCGATGGCGCCGACGTGCCAGCCGGGCTTCTTGCTTACGGCGAGCAGAAGCAGCTTGAGCTGGGAATGACCCTTGCGCTCAATCCCACGCTTTTGTTGCTCGACGAGCCGACGGCCGGGATGTCGACTGCGGAAACGGAGCGATCGATCGATCTCATCCGCCGCATCGTGCGTGAACGAGGCATCACGCTTCTGTTCACGGAGCATGACATCCATGCGGTGTTCTCGATCTCCGACAGAATTCTCGTGCTGGAGCAGGGAACGCTGATCGCCGACGGCACGCCTGAAGACATTCGCGCCAACGAGCAGGTCAAGCGCAGCTACCTTGGAGGAAGAGGATGA
- a CDS encoding branched-chain amino acid ABC transporter permease yields MTQRYLFSIAAVIAVALYPLLGGGLGTFLATDVAIWALFAVSLNILVGYTGLVSFGHAAYFGIGAYTAGILLKSGGVPFILALPLAGLAAGLLAVIFGFFCVRLTKVYFSMLTLAFAQIAWALCFKLNWITGGDQGLSGIPYPAFLNHLNDVPVLGTLDLSQRFHIVAVVVVGICLAVIHRILQSPFGRVLTMIRENPGRAEFVGVNVHRYQLAAFAIAGVFAGVAGSLFGIFNRGMYPDLMYWTKSAEVLIMVVLGGMGRFYGPIIGAFLLLWLNQELTAITEYWSAIVGLALMALIFFLPGGFADLIERGRNYLVSKLRCGKFARTAAQEGTP; encoded by the coding sequence ATGACACAAAGATATCTTTTCTCGATTGCAGCCGTCATAGCGGTTGCGCTTTATCCCCTTCTCGGCGGCGGTCTCGGGACGTTCCTTGCAACCGATGTCGCGATCTGGGCGCTGTTCGCGGTCAGCCTGAATATTCTCGTGGGCTACACCGGCCTCGTATCCTTTGGCCATGCCGCCTATTTCGGGATCGGTGCCTACACCGCCGGTATCCTGCTGAAGAGCGGCGGTGTGCCATTCATCCTGGCATTGCCTTTGGCGGGGTTGGCCGCGGGTTTGCTCGCGGTGATCTTCGGCTTCTTCTGCGTCCGGCTGACGAAAGTCTACTTCAGCATGTTGACGCTGGCGTTCGCACAGATTGCGTGGGCGCTCTGCTTCAAGCTGAACTGGATCACCGGCGGAGACCAGGGGCTGTCCGGGATTCCCTATCCGGCCTTCCTCAACCATCTCAATGATGTTCCGGTTCTGGGAACGCTCGATCTTAGTCAGCGCTTCCATATCGTGGCCGTGGTCGTCGTCGGAATTTGCCTTGCTGTCATTCACCGCATCCTGCAATCGCCGTTCGGCCGCGTGCTGACGATGATCCGGGAAAATCCAGGCCGGGCTGAGTTTGTCGGCGTGAACGTGCACCGCTATCAGCTTGCGGCCTTCGCGATCGCCGGCGTGTTCGCCGGCGTGGCGGGGTCGCTGTTCGGCATCTTCAACCGCGGAATGTATCCGGACCTGATGTATTGGACGAAATCCGCGGAAGTCCTGATCATGGTTGTTCTCGGCGGGATGGGACGTTTCTATGGCCCGATCATCGGCGCGTTTCTTCTGCTGTGGCTCAATCAGGAACTGACGGCGATCACCGAGTACTGGTCTGCGATCGTCGGACTGGCGCTGATGGCACTGATTTTCTTCCTACCAGGCGGGTTTGCCGACCTCATCGAGCGCGGACGCAACTACCTCGTCTCGAAGCTTCGTTGCGGCAAATTCGCTCGCACGGCAGCACAGGAGGGGACGCCATGA
- a CDS encoding branched-chain amino acid ABC transporter permease encodes MTAAIIINQAFSGLTTAVFLFMTAIGLSLIFGVVRILNFAHGSFYMLGAYLAYQFSQYLGTGNLGFWGSALLAASVVALIGLVVERLLLSRLYGKEELLQLLFTYALVLVFADAVKAIWGVEQVSVSRPPALAGGLNLAGTVIPQYSLFMSAVCVVLVLGLWLTIQRTRIGRIIRAAAADREMVRALGINVTQLNSSVFAVGTFLAGLGGALVAPVTAISLGMDAEIIIAAFIAVVVGGMGSFWGTLLGSLLYGQVLAFGIFLLPEFSLFAVFALMAVVLIIRPHGLLGSREAVRA; translated from the coding sequence ATGACAGCAGCCATCATCATCAACCAGGCGTTTAGCGGCCTGACCACCGCAGTATTCCTCTTCATGACTGCGATCGGTCTCTCGCTGATCTTCGGGGTCGTTCGGATCCTCAATTTCGCGCACGGCTCCTTCTACATGCTGGGCGCCTATCTCGCCTATCAGTTCTCGCAGTATCTCGGGACCGGAAATCTCGGCTTCTGGGGGAGTGCTCTTCTGGCAGCTAGCGTCGTCGCGCTCATCGGTCTCGTGGTTGAACGCCTGCTACTCAGCCGTCTCTACGGCAAGGAAGAGCTCTTGCAGCTTCTTTTCACCTACGCATTGGTGCTTGTCTTCGCCGATGCTGTGAAGGCGATCTGGGGCGTCGAGCAGGTCTCGGTGTCGCGTCCGCCGGCGCTTGCCGGCGGGTTGAACCTCGCGGGCACCGTGATCCCGCAGTACAGCCTCTTCATGAGCGCGGTGTGTGTCGTGCTTGTTCTGGGCCTCTGGCTGACAATTCAGCGCACGCGGATCGGCCGTATCATTCGCGCGGCGGCCGCAGACCGTGAAATGGTGCGTGCTCTGGGGATCAACGTCACCCAGCTCAACTCGTCGGTCTTTGCGGTCGGAACGTTTCTCGCCGGTCTCGGCGGCGCGCTCGTGGCGCCGGTCACCGCGATCAGCCTTGGCATGGATGCTGAGATCATCATCGCGGCTTTTATTGCCGTTGTTGTCGGTGGCATGGGCTCGTTCTGGGGAACGCTGCTGGGTTCGCTGCTCTACGGCCAGGTGCTCGCGTTCGGAATATTCCTGCTGCCGGAGTTTTCGCTCTTCGCTGTCTTTGCGTTGATGGCCGTTGTTCTCATCATCCGGCCGCATGGTCTGCTTGGAAGCCGAGAGGCGGTGCGCGCATGA